From Pigmentibacter ruber, a single genomic window includes:
- a CDS encoding substrate-binding periplasmic protein gives MSIYLRKIILVTFFFIHFNTFAEQKKLIIVTRDYPPYIYQDNNVIKGASAELVKYIFSKLKIKYEIIIQPWNRSHKEIEIGKADIIFTVNKSPERDKIMTYNKEPLILQNMVFFKKKSNDLVFNGEYKNLKNKTIGYTRGAYYGDGFVKGVKENNLTIEESWDYEKCLLKLQSDRYDVIVGSEKVIEYLMKKLNMDVKNYQKLSPKVETIKSYLGFSKKRDYTQLKLKIDHLLMSMKNSGEYEGIVSKNLNL, from the coding sequence ATGTCTATATACTTGAGAAAAATTATTCTTGTAACATTTTTTTTCATTCATTTTAATACCTTTGCGGAACAAAAAAAATTAATTATAGTAACCAGAGATTATCCTCCTTATATATATCAGGATAATAATGTTATTAAAGGTGCTTCTGCTGAACTAGTTAAGTACATTTTTAGCAAATTAAAAATAAAATATGAAATTATTATACAGCCATGGAACCGTTCACATAAGGAAATTGAAATAGGTAAGGCAGATATTATTTTTACAGTTAATAAGTCCCCTGAAAGAGATAAAATTATGACCTATAATAAAGAACCTTTAATTTTACAAAACATGGTATTTTTTAAGAAAAAAAGCAATGATTTAGTTTTTAATGGTGAGTATAAGAATTTAAAAAATAAAACAATAGGATATACTAGAGGTGCTTATTATGGAGATGGTTTTGTAAAAGGTGTAAAAGAAAATAATCTTACTATAGAAGAGAGTTGGGATTACGAGAAATGTCTATTAAAATTACAATCTGATAGATATGATGTGATTGTAGGAAGTGAAAAAGTGATAGAATATCTGATGAAAAAATTAAACATGGATGTGAAAAATTATCAAAAACTAAGCCCTAAAGTAGAAACGATAAAAAGTTATCTTGGATTTAGTAAAAAAAGAGATTATACTCAATTAAAATTAAAAATTGATCATCTTCTTATGTCAATGAAAAATTCTGGAGAGTATGAAGGAATTGTAAGTAAGAATTTAAATTTATAG
- a CDS encoding DHA2 family efflux MFS transporter permease subunit, producing MSFPLNKQVIIWILASALFMEMMDATILNTAIPNISLAFNTNPVNLKLAITSYLISLAIFIPISGWAADNYGTKNVFSTSIIVFSISSIFCGLSNSLLELSIFRALQGFGAAMMTPVARLIMVRVFPPSELVKATMYIFLPALTGPILGPLVGGLITTYTTWRWVFFINIPIGIITFILAQKYIINEQSEHKIKPDFLGFFLIGTSLSCFAISMEFIGESILPTLILKVLLSIGLITFIMFIFHAIHYKEKSILNLQLFKIRTYRIGVLGNFISYIATGGVSFLLPLLFQLQFQYSPIKSGLLIAPMAIGAFTMRGISSRFIKKFGFKKIIAASPFGISFALLLIAQIEHTSSYLYICISCFLLGFFNILLFSSNGPLIYVDVPKNKSANATSLDITIRQFTSGISVGFVSFLLLTFLDSLKTDIFKFDGLKAFHYTLYILAGIILLQVFVGFGLKTYDGENASKNAT from the coding sequence ATGTCATTTCCATTAAATAAACAAGTAATTATTTGGATTCTTGCTTCTGCTTTGTTTATGGAAATGATGGATGCTACTATTTTAAATACGGCCATACCCAATATTTCACTTGCATTTAATACCAACCCAGTAAATTTAAAATTAGCAATTACAAGCTATCTTATTAGTTTAGCTATTTTTATTCCTATCAGTGGTTGGGCTGCAGATAATTATGGAACAAAAAATGTTTTTTCAACTTCCATAATCGTCTTTTCTATCAGCTCAATTTTTTGCGGACTTTCAAATTCATTACTAGAGTTATCTATCTTTAGAGCATTGCAAGGATTTGGCGCTGCAATGATGACTCCTGTAGCAAGACTTATCATGGTGCGTGTTTTCCCACCATCAGAATTAGTTAAAGCAACAATGTATATTTTTTTACCTGCTTTAACAGGACCAATACTAGGTCCTTTAGTTGGCGGTCTAATTACCACTTATACAACATGGCGTTGGGTATTTTTTATCAATATTCCAATTGGAATTATAACTTTTATTTTAGCACAAAAATATATAATTAATGAACAATCTGAACATAAAATAAAACCAGATTTCCTAGGATTTTTTTTAATAGGAACTTCTCTATCTTGTTTTGCAATTTCTATGGAATTTATAGGTGAATCTATTTTACCTACTTTAATTTTAAAAGTTCTTTTATCAATAGGATTAATAACTTTTATTATGTTCATATTCCATGCAATTCATTATAAAGAAAAATCTATTTTAAATTTGCAATTGTTTAAAATTAGAACTTATCGGATAGGAGTCTTAGGAAACTTTATATCTTATATTGCAACAGGTGGTGTTTCTTTTTTATTACCCTTATTATTTCAATTGCAATTTCAATACTCGCCTATAAAATCTGGTTTACTTATAGCACCAATGGCAATTGGAGCTTTTACAATGCGAGGAATTTCGTCTCGATTTATTAAAAAATTTGGATTTAAAAAAATTATCGCCGCTTCTCCTTTTGGAATTTCTTTTGCATTATTGCTTATAGCTCAAATAGAGCATACTAGTAGCTATTTATATATTTGCATATCCTGTTTTCTTTTAGGGTTTTTTAATATCTTACTATTTTCCAGCAATGGACCTTTAATTTATGTTGATGTCCCAAAAAATAAATCAGCAAACGCAACTAGTTTAGATATTACTATAAGACAATTTACTTCAGGAATTTCTGTTGGTTTTGTTTCTTTTTTACTTTTAACATTTTTAGATTCTCTAAAAACAGATATTTTTAAATTTGATGGCTTAAAAGCATTCCATTACACCTTATATATTTTAGCTGGTATAATATTATTGCAAGTTTTCGTAGGTTTTGGTCTCAAAACCTACGATGGGGAAAATGCATCAAAAAATGCAACTTAA
- a CDS encoding nitrilase-related carbon-nitrogen hydrolase — protein MLISCIQTNPQNDVKENVKNIISQIKIAAKDGSEIIVLPEMFSYMGDEKQRKQTKSKINEDIFKELQEVSKENKIILVAGSHSEEIAGNPEKVFNTCVTYNKSGEIISIYRKLHLFNLKDTDGKPLYCESNSYEYGSMAEDYTLVTSEGNWKALNIICYDLRFPENIRNQKNFPFDIIFVPAAFTWQTGKEHWEILLRARAIENQCYVVACNQTGFFYNNQKRNYGNSMVIDPWGQIVARMDEEVGILSAQISKDKILESRAKLPAIVDRKIK, from the coding sequence ATGTTAATTTCATGTATTCAAACTAATCCACAAAATGACGTTAAAGAAAATGTAAAAAATATAATTTCACAAATTAAAATAGCTGCCAAAGATGGTTCAGAAATAATTGTGTTGCCAGAAATGTTTAGTTATATGGGTGATGAAAAACAAAGGAAACAGACCAAAAGTAAGATTAATGAAGATATCTTTAAAGAACTCCAAGAAGTATCTAAAGAAAATAAAATAATTTTGGTAGCTGGAAGTCACTCAGAAGAAATTGCTGGTAATCCAGAAAAGGTTTTTAACACTTGCGTTACTTACAATAAGTCTGGAGAAATAATTTCAATTTACAGAAAGTTACATTTATTTAATTTAAAAGATACAGATGGGAAACCTCTATATTGCGAAAGTAATTCTTATGAATATGGTTCTATGGCAGAAGACTACACTTTAGTCACTTCTGAAGGTAATTGGAAAGCTTTAAACATAATTTGTTACGATTTAAGGTTCCCTGAAAATATAAGAAATCAAAAAAACTTTCCATTTGATATTATTTTTGTTCCCGCTGCATTTACTTGGCAGACTGGTAAAGAACACTGGGAAATTTTATTACGAGCTAGAGCAATTGAAAATCAATGTTATGTTGTTGCTTGCAATCAAACAGGATTTTTCTATAATAACCAGAAGAGAAACTATGGAAACAGTATGGTAATTGATCCTTGGGGGCAAATAGTTGCAAGAATGGATGAAGAAGTTGGAATTTTATCAGCACAAATAAGTAAAGATAAAATTTTAGAGTCACGTGCAAAATTACCTGCAATAGTTGATAGGAAAATTAAGTAA
- the htpX gene encoding protease HtpX: MFKRIFLFMMVNILVMVTISIVTSLLGVNHYMSARGINYSSLMIFCLIWGFGGAFISLAISRWIAKFSMGIKPIDPENCTPTERNLYNRVAKLAQKAGLPNTPEVGIYESAELNAFATGPSKKRSLVAVSTGLLERMDQQEVEGVLAHEISHIANGDMVTMTLIQGVVNAFVMFFARIIAFATTQFVKDDIRPLVNMIVVIVLEILFSILGSIVIAWFSRMREFKADLGGAQLAGKSSMIAALAALQRVYENPLPEGEETPKSIAAFKISNKSSLLHIFSTHPPLDVRIQALKQNNLIM; this comes from the coding sequence ATGTTTAAAAGAATATTTCTTTTCATGATGGTAAATATTTTAGTCATGGTGACAATTTCCATTGTCACATCTTTGCTTGGTGTAAATCATTATATGTCAGCAAGAGGAATTAATTATTCCTCTCTTATGATATTTTGTCTAATTTGGGGCTTTGGTGGAGCCTTTATTAGCCTTGCTATATCACGTTGGATAGCAAAGTTTTCGATGGGAATTAAACCAATAGATCCAGAAAACTGTACGCCAACAGAAAGAAATCTTTACAACAGAGTTGCAAAATTAGCACAAAAAGCTGGATTACCTAATACTCCTGAAGTTGGTATTTATGAAAGTGCAGAATTAAATGCTTTTGCAACTGGTCCTTCGAAAAAAAGATCACTCGTGGCAGTTTCCACAGGTCTTTTAGAAAGAATGGATCAACAAGAAGTAGAAGGGGTACTGGCTCATGAAATTTCACACATTGCTAATGGCGACATGGTCACCATGACTCTTATTCAAGGTGTCGTGAATGCCTTTGTCATGTTTTTTGCTAGAATTATCGCTTTCGCAACCACCCAATTTGTTAAAGATGACATCCGCCCATTAGTAAACATGATAGTGGTAATTGTCCTTGAAATATTGTTTAGTATTTTAGGTTCAATTGTAATAGCTTGGTTTTCAAGAATGCGTGAGTTTAAAGCAGATTTAGGTGGTGCACAATTAGCTGGTAAATCAAGTATGATCGCAGCTTTGGCGGCATTACAAAGAGTATATGAGAATCCCTTACCTGAAGGTGAGGAAACTCCTAAATCAATTGCAGCTTTTAAGATTTCTAATAAATCTTCTTTATTACATATTTTCTCAACTCACCCTCCGCTTGATGTTCGCATTCAAGCTTTGAAACAAAATAATTTAATTATGTGA
- the panB gene encoding 3-methyl-2-oxobutanoate hydroxymethyltransferase has product MSIIDKKRKKVRIHDFLEMKKKGVKISAITCYDASFARLIELSKMDIVLVGDSLGNVIQGKNSTLPVTVKQMSYHIKCVRNSLQTPLLIGDMPFLSVGISIKETMENAGLLMQSGAEAVKIEGATSEICEQINHLTRHGIPVMGHIGLMPQSVHALGGYKIQGKNESDKKRLLKEAKLLQNAGCFAIVLELITPNLAEELSKALKIPTIGIGSGNHCDGNILVLQDMLGMNKNFKPKFLKHYLELEESIVHSLDNYCNDVVNKISENE; this is encoded by the coding sequence ATGTCAATCATTGATAAAAAAAGAAAAAAAGTACGTATTCATGATTTTCTCGAAATGAAGAAAAAAGGTGTTAAAATTTCTGCAATTACCTGTTATGACGCGTCTTTTGCAAGATTAATTGAGCTTTCTAAAATGGACATTGTGTTGGTGGGAGATAGTTTGGGAAATGTGATACAAGGTAAAAATTCAACTTTACCTGTAACTGTAAAACAAATGTCATATCACATTAAGTGTGTTAGAAATTCATTACAAACACCTCTTTTAATAGGTGATATGCCTTTTTTAAGTGTAGGAATTTCTATCAAGGAAACGATGGAAAATGCTGGACTACTTATGCAGTCGGGGGCTGAAGCAGTCAAAATTGAGGGGGCAACATCTGAAATTTGTGAACAAATCAATCATTTAACAAGGCATGGAATTCCTGTTATGGGTCACATAGGATTAATGCCACAAAGTGTGCATGCTTTAGGTGGGTACAAAATACAGGGCAAAAATGAAAGCGATAAAAAAAGGCTTTTAAAGGAAGCAAAGCTTCTTCAAAATGCTGGATGCTTTGCAATTGTTCTAGAGCTGATAACTCCAAATCTAGCAGAAGAGTTGTCAAAAGCATTAAAAATTCCAACAATAGGGATTGGTTCAGGAAATCATTGTGACGGGAATATTCTTGTATTACAAGATATGCTTGGAATGAATAAGAATTTTAAACCAAAGTTTTTAAAACATTATTTGGAATTAGAAGAATCTATTGTTCATTCATTAGATAATTATTGTAATGATGTAGTAAACAAAATTAGCGAAAATGAGTAA
- a CDS encoding (2Fe-2S)-binding protein: MNSEKKLSIEEIKAKIKVVCICKGIKQGKICEAITKGADTRDKVNTATGSGSGGCKATRCGPVIDKLIENKGKPIIEPYKTEIEDDDMCY; encoded by the coding sequence ATGAATAGTGAAAAAAAACTCTCCATTGAAGAAATCAAAGCAAAAATTAAAGTTGTGTGTATTTGTAAAGGTATTAAGCAAGGTAAAATTTGCGAAGCAATTACAAAAGGTGCTGATACAAGAGATAAAGTAAATACCGCAACAGGGAGTGGAAGTGGTGGTTGTAAGGCCACTCGTTGTGGTCCTGTTATAGATAAGTTAATTGAAAATAAAGGTAAACCTATTATAGAACCATATAAGACAGAGATAGAAGATGATGATATGTGTTATTGA
- the dut gene encoding dUTP diphosphatase, producing the protein MLKLEHSGIGEIFYATSQSAGFDICANENTSIPPGEWRLIKTGLRIVESVSEQKLKVGNLDYQVIPEIQIRPRSGLALKQGITVLNSPSTIDADYRGEIMVTLINHSKVDFSVQVGDRIAQGVCALVLQLPGIHVKRVERGAGGFGSSGKN; encoded by the coding sequence ATGTTAAAATTGGAACATTCAGGAATTGGTGAAATATTTTATGCGACAAGTCAGTCAGCAGGATTTGATATCTGTGCCAATGAAAATACAAGTATTCCTCCAGGGGAATGGAGACTAATCAAAACAGGATTGCGAATAGTTGAATCTGTAAGTGAACAAAAATTAAAAGTGGGAAATCTTGATTATCAAGTTATTCCTGAAATTCAAATTCGTCCCAGAAGCGGTTTAGCATTAAAGCAAGGAATAACTGTATTAAATTCACCAAGTACCATTGATGCCGATTATAGAGGGGAAATTATGGTAACGCTTATTAACCACTCAAAAGTCGATTTTTCCGTTCAAGTTGGAGATAGAATTGCACAAGGCGTTTGTGCTTTAGTTCTTCAATTGCCTGGAATTCATGTCAAAAGAGTTGAAAGAGGGGCTGGTGGATTTGGCTCCAGTGGGAAAAATTAG
- a CDS encoding type II 3-dehydroquinate dehydratase, translated as MNTILVINGPNLGILGKRQPHLYGTKTLANILDEIKSIAKEKKIKVDDFQHNVEGEIINFLNEKYIEYCSSKKEKINKRLAGIIINPAGYTHTSIALRDSLEVFRQENIPIFEVHLSNIFAREEFRHKSYISPIANGVVSGLGSYGYIAALHKIFELEENV; from the coding sequence ATGAATACTATTTTAGTTATCAATGGACCAAATTTAGGAATTTTAGGAAAACGACAACCGCATCTTTATGGGACTAAGACATTAGCAAATATTCTTGACGAAATAAAAAGTATTGCAAAAGAAAAGAAGATAAAAGTAGATGATTTTCAACACAATGTGGAAGGTGAAATTATTAACTTTCTCAATGAAAAATATATTGAATATTGCAGTTCTAAAAAAGAAAAAATTAATAAAAGATTAGCAGGAATTATTATTAATCCAGCAGGTTATACACATACAAGTATTGCGCTAAGAGATTCTCTAGAAGTTTTCAGGCAGGAAAATATTCCCATTTTTGAAGTGCATTTAAGTAACATTTTTGCCAGAGAAGAATTCCGTCATAAGTCATATATTAGTCCTATTGCCAATGGAGTGGTTTCAGGGCTAGGATCATATGGTTATATAGCTGCGCTACATAAAATATTTGAGCTGGAAGAAAATGTTTGA
- a CDS encoding type I phosphomannose isomerase catalytic subunit, which yields MTSHFFKVDPFNFVPIVKTPWGGTQISALKKTYFPKANAVIPNFIGESWEISTDKSYPSFVCINEQDKIPLTDILQKNSSLILGEKVANKYGAHSPLLLKWLHANDNLSVQLHPKNGNPLLSENECGKPESWLILNVEKNGYVYLGFKEELSKQEIIEYLLNDELEKCLNKYYPKMYDYISVPPGCVHAVGPGVFLAEPQYVLPKKSGKTWRISDWKRLYDENGIRSDQGKPRELHVNESLMAIDWNLPRGKDLEKLLIQKMENGKVFHGNQYNPFSLQIFYNQQKTGYTSIEKDSFTLATVWGGEVKLETTQEAITLQGGESLLISAEVKELSLSMKEKYREQPKIAFFALNDEVI from the coding sequence ATGACTTCACATTTTTTTAAAGTTGATCCTTTTAATTTTGTTCCTATTGTTAAAACTCCTTGGGGAGGGACTCAAATATCTGCCCTAAAGAAAACCTATTTTCCAAAAGCAAATGCAGTTATTCCAAATTTTATTGGGGAAAGCTGGGAGATATCAACCGATAAAAGTTATCCATCTTTTGTTTGCATAAATGAACAAGATAAAATTCCATTAACAGACATTTTGCAGAAGAATTCATCCTTAATTTTAGGAGAAAAAGTAGCAAATAAATATGGAGCTCATTCTCCATTATTGCTAAAGTGGTTGCATGCTAATGATAATTTATCTGTTCAATTACATCCTAAAAATGGAAATCCGTTACTTTCTGAAAATGAATGTGGTAAGCCAGAAAGCTGGTTAATCTTAAATGTTGAAAAAAATGGCTATGTTTATTTAGGATTTAAAGAAGAGCTTTCTAAGCAAGAAATTATAGAATACTTACTAAATGATGAATTAGAAAAGTGTCTAAATAAATATTATCCAAAAATGTATGATTATATTTCAGTCCCTCCAGGTTGTGTTCATGCTGTAGGGCCTGGAGTATTTTTGGCTGAACCACAATATGTTTTGCCAAAAAAATCAGGTAAAACTTGGAGAATTTCTGATTGGAAAAGATTGTATGATGAAAATGGAATACGTTCTGATCAGGGTAAACCTAGAGAATTGCATGTGAACGAATCTTTAATGGCAATTGATTGGAATCTTCCAAGAGGAAAAGATTTAGAAAAACTATTGATTCAGAAAATGGAAAATGGAAAAGTATTTCATGGAAATCAATATAATCCTTTTTCACTCCAAATTTTTTATAATCAACAAAAAACAGGTTATACTTCTATTGAAAAAGATAGCTTTACTTTAGCTACTGTCTGGGGTGGAGAAGTGAAGTTGGAAACAACTCAAGAGGCCATAACTCTACAAGGTGGAGAAAGCCTTCTTATTTCTGCTGAAGTTAAAGAGCTGTCACTAAGTATGAAAGAAAAATATAGAGAACAACCTAAAATTGCTTTTTTTGCATTGAATGATGAGGTTATTTAA
- a CDS encoding amidohydrolase family protein: MKIFDAHFHIIDKRFPLVPNNGFIPDEFNATNYLSAAEHFDLVGGAVVSGSFQAFDQSYLQDALKTLGSNFVGVTQIPADTPDNEILALNASGIKAVRFNIKRGGSATLKDLVYFSQKVFSLCGWHTEIYIDSKELSSIQQQILQIPKCSIDHLGLSKEGLPILKKLIEKGVFVKATGFGRLNFDPIGAMKEFVNVNPNNIMFGTDLPSTRAPKPFTLNDIKIISDSFANDICEKIFYKNAQSFYR, from the coding sequence ATTAAAATATTTGATGCCCATTTTCATATTATTGATAAAAGGTTTCCATTAGTTCCTAATAATGGATTTATTCCTGATGAATTTAATGCAACAAATTACCTTAGTGCAGCAGAACATTTTGATCTTGTGGGAGGAGCTGTTGTTTCAGGTTCATTTCAGGCATTTGATCAGAGTTACTTACAAGATGCCTTAAAAACATTAGGTAGTAACTTTGTTGGTGTTACCCAAATACCTGCTGATACTCCTGATAATGAAATTTTAGCTTTAAACGCTTCAGGGATTAAAGCTGTAAGATTCAATATTAAACGTGGTGGATCAGCAACTTTAAAAGATTTAGTTTATTTTAGCCAAAAAGTATTTTCCTTGTGCGGTTGGCATACTGAGATTTATATTGACTCTAAAGAGTTATCTTCTATTCAGCAACAAATTCTGCAAATCCCTAAATGTTCTATTGATCATTTGGGTTTAAGCAAAGAAGGATTACCAATATTAAAAAAGTTGATTGAAAAAGGTGTTTTTGTGAAAGCGACTGGCTTTGGAAGACTAAATTTTGATCCTATTGGGGCCATGAAAGAATTTGTAAATGTTAATCCAAATAATATTATGTTTGGAACAGATCTTCCTTCAACACGAGCGCCAAAACCTTTTACTTTAAATGATATTAAAATTATTTCTGATTCATTTGCGAATGATATTTGTGAAAAAATTTTTTATAAGAATGCGCAAAGTTTTTATAGGTAA
- a CDS encoding coproporphyrinogen-III oxidase family protein — protein sequence MIEIPNQKANIGFYFHIPFCPHICPYCDFTKTAKFTKKDISLYFDELEEQLIYFIENLKEYYQQDVTIYFGGGTPGLFEASTYQRYFNIINKYFKIEEATLETNPLTNFKRRLIDYRKVGFTRITLGAQSLCPTTLKILGRKHTPQNVIENLAWANSAGFNNIQVDLIYGLRKELRSKTLTQEINELIKYGTTGISAYALTIEQRTLFANTNYSDEENAVNEYLEILKTCTELSLQQVETSNFSMFATKHNNLYWYGRPYIGLGTGAHGLLPQTSDFPFGLRYRIGPSTFTALEAGNDKLIFTDKIERGKNFSIHYENPRTQREYIDEMIFTLLRTPNGIPLSWLDKYITRNDFLEKINKNPKFSRAIEEKNILIFSNHIALSAKEKIRGDLWASDFISLI from the coding sequence ATGATCGAAATACCTAATCAAAAAGCAAATATTGGTTTTTATTTTCATATACCTTTTTGCCCGCATATATGTCCTTACTGTGATTTTACTAAAACAGCAAAATTTACAAAAAAAGACATTTCTCTTTACTTTGACGAATTAGAGGAACAGTTAATTTACTTTATTGAGAATCTAAAAGAATATTATCAACAGGATGTAACAATTTATTTTGGAGGAGGAACTCCTGGATTATTTGAAGCTTCAACTTATCAACGCTACTTTAATATTATAAATAAATATTTTAAAATTGAAGAAGCTACATTAGAGACCAATCCATTAACTAATTTTAAAAGGCGTTTAATTGACTACAGAAAAGTTGGTTTTACTAGAATTACTCTTGGTGCACAGTCACTTTGTCCAACTACATTAAAAATATTAGGAAGGAAACATACTCCTCAAAACGTAATCGAAAACTTAGCTTGGGCAAATTCTGCAGGTTTTAACAATATTCAAGTTGATTTAATTTATGGTTTAAGAAAAGAACTTCGTTCTAAAACATTAACACAAGAAATTAATGAACTAATAAAATATGGCACTACTGGTATTTCAGCATATGCATTAACTATTGAACAAAGAACCTTATTCGCAAATACAAACTACTCAGATGAAGAAAATGCAGTAAACGAATATTTAGAAATACTAAAAACTTGTACAGAATTATCCCTACAACAAGTAGAAACAAGCAATTTTTCAATGTTTGCCACAAAACATAATAACTTATATTGGTACGGAAGACCCTATATAGGACTAGGGACAGGTGCGCATGGATTACTTCCACAAACATCTGATTTTCCTTTTGGACTAAGATATAGAATAGGACCTAGTACATTTACCGCCTTAGAAGCTGGAAATGATAAATTAATCTTTACTGACAAAATTGAGAGAGGGAAAAATTTTTCTATTCATTATGAAAATCCACGTACTCAAAGAGAATATATTGATGAAATGATATTTACCTTATTAAGAACTCCAAATGGAATTCCTTTGTCTTGGTTGGATAAATACATTACTAGAAATGATTTTCTTGAAAAAATTAACAAAAATCCTAAATTTTCCAGAGCTATTGAAGAAAAAAATATTTTAATCTTTAGTAATCACATAGCACTTTCGGCTAAGGAAAAAATTCGTGGCGACTTATGGGCAAGTGATTTTATTTCCTTGATTTAA
- a CDS encoding aminotransferase-like domain-containing protein, with product MAKFRKITIDFESSKSYSQQIFDHFCNAIQTGTLLFGSKLPSIRDLSAELKINKIGIITAYNKLSDGGFIKAKLGSGFYVSYKKNKLNLSNTPKRDNHSLVLKKQQMNCPLPHYLDLPEDYANLGGNQVYKSFSIMEELRAISRTCFSNNTLIYSTFKHNSFQSLKEIIGFDLENKGMPISNSDQILLTCGEKHAIDIILNGFLNKNDYLVLESPSSDFFFYSDLLKKYNIISIERSFEKLHLTEEKISEIKNKKPKAFIIYTNCHCPTGGSLTAIERHSLIKIAKEINAIIIEIDIYSDLNYDEFIIPNLATIEGLNNSFYISGYSKVFAPGLKIAYVVSSIANIKYLYTLYIAQCISPSIIDQQIIYELIIRGVLKKHTAKLKNTFRSKRDTLIAMLKKLSPQGSKWNQPDSGMYLWFEFPPGENLHVVEERALEKKISIAPGYYFSKDSKHYNFMRINFANLEPVLMYNSLETLFSIWRNASSRKWIIKNDRNT from the coding sequence ATGGCAAAATTTAGAAAAATTACGATTGACTTTGAATCTAGTAAATCTTACTCCCAACAGATATTTGATCATTTTTGTAATGCAATTCAAACCGGTACACTTTTGTTTGGCTCTAAACTCCCTAGTATACGGGACTTATCAGCCGAATTAAAAATTAATAAAATTGGAATTATCACTGCTTACAATAAGTTAAGTGATGGGGGATTTATCAAAGCAAAGTTAGGGAGTGGTTTTTATGTCTCATACAAAAAAAATAAGCTTAACTTATCTAATACGCCTAAAAGGGACAATCACAGCTTAGTTTTGAAAAAACAACAAATGAATTGTCCACTTCCCCACTATTTAGATTTACCCGAAGATTATGCAAATTTAGGTGGAAATCAAGTTTATAAAAGTTTTAGTATCATGGAAGAACTCAGAGCTATTTCAAGAACTTGTTTTTCAAATAATACTTTAATTTATTCAACATTTAAGCACAATTCATTTCAAAGTTTAAAGGAAATTATTGGTTTTGATCTTGAAAATAAAGGGATGCCTATTTCAAACTCGGATCAAATTTTACTTACTTGTGGTGAAAAACATGCAATCGATATTATTTTAAATGGTTTTCTTAATAAAAATGACTATCTTGTTCTTGAATCACCAAGTAGTGATTTTTTTTTCTACTCTGATTTACTAAAAAAATATAATATAATCTCAATAGAACGCTCTTTCGAAAAGTTACATTTAACAGAAGAAAAAATTTCAGAAATAAAAAATAAGAAACCCAAAGCTTTTATAATATATACAAACTGTCATTGTCCTACTGGAGGTTCTCTTACTGCAATAGAAAGACATAGTCTTATAAAAATTGCAAAAGAAATAAATGCAATAATTATAGAAATAGATATTTATAGTGATTTAAATTATGATGAGTTTATTATACCTAATTTAGCAACTATTGAAGGTTTAAATAATTCATTTTACATTTCTGGTTACTCTAAAGTATTTGCTCCTGGTCTAAAAATCGCATATGTTGTTTCAAGTATAGCAAATATTAAATATCTTTATACACTATATATTGCACAATGTATTTCTCCTTCAATTATAGATCAACAAATAATTTATGAACTTATAATTAGAGGAGTTTTAAAAAAACATACTGCAAAACTAAAAAATACTTTTCGTTCTAAACGCGATACCTTAATTGCTATGTTGAAAAAACTTTCCCCGCAAGGTTCAAAATGGAACCAACCGGATTCTGGAATGTATTTGTGGTTTGAATTTCCCCCCGGTGAAAATCTACACGTAGTTGAAGAGCGTGCCTTAGAAAAAAAAATATCAATAGCACCTGGTTATTACTTTTCAAAAGATAGCAAACATTATAATTTTATGCGTATCAATTTTGCAAATTTAGAGCCTGTTTTAATGTATAATTCTTTAGAAACTTTATTTTCAATTTGGCGGAATGCTTCTTCAAGAAAATGGATAATAAAAAATGATCGAAATACCTAA